In a genomic window of Akkermansiaceae bacterium:
- a CDS encoding cation transporter, with protein MSSCDCHIEVTDASQKGILRKLLALNVTMFVTELVVGIIGESTGVLADSLDMLADALVYSVALYAVGRCSSIKTKAAFLSGGFQVFIALGIGTDIVRRAITGSEPSSLLMFIVSIIALTVNAYCLKLISKEKEGEVHMRASYIFSKNDVIANSGVIVASIIIYLTDSRWPDLIIGTIITGVVLRGGIRILVGARYQSMRD; from the coding sequence ATGTCTTCTTGCGACTGCCACATCGAAGTCACTGATGCCTCACAGAAAGGAATTCTCCGCAAACTGCTCGCCCTGAACGTGACCATGTTCGTCACCGAACTCGTCGTTGGCATCATCGGCGAATCAACCGGTGTCCTTGCCGACTCGCTCGATATGCTGGCCGATGCACTCGTTTATAGCGTAGCTCTTTACGCTGTCGGTCGATGCTCCAGCATCAAAACCAAGGCAGCCTTCCTCAGCGGTGGATTCCAAGTGTTCATCGCCTTGGGAATTGGCACTGACATCGTCAGACGGGCGATCACTGGTAGCGAGCCGTCGTCGCTCCTGATGTTCATCGTTTCCATTATCGCACTCACTGTGAACGCTTACTGCCTGAAACTCATATCGAAGGAAAAGGAAGGAGAAGTCCACATGCGGGCAAGCTACATCTTTTCCAAGAACGATGTCATTGCCAATTCCGGTGTCATTGTGGCAAGCATCATTATCTACCTCACGGACTCAAGGTGGCCGGATCTAATTATCGGCACAATCATTACTGGGGTCGTGCTAAGGGGTGGAATCCGCATACTTGTGGGCGCTCGGTACCAAAGCATGAGGGACTGA
- a CDS encoding efflux RND transporter periplasmic adaptor subunit, with the protein MKISNVFKTIALVSKKPVAILLPVVLFFAGWWFGLPSEKHDHHGASASASNQVWTCSMHPQIRQPNPGLCPICNMDLIPLETGNSDEGLREITVSDEAAALLDLRVSPVLRAPAQVDVKMFGKIDYDERSVVTTTARMSGRIDRLFADFTGTSVSKGDAIAEIYSPEIYVAQQELIQAVQSLTTSSTPNVRKIRTDFLTAAREKLRLLELTELQIAAIEKQHKPSDHITLTAPQDGIIVKLNVKEGEYLKTGEPLFSIANLDSVWLKMEAYESDLPWLRYAQDVSFHVEAIPGKTFHGRIAFIDPQLDPKRRIVRVRVNVENKERLLKPGMFANASAQSKVALHGRVLSADLAGKWISPMHPEIVKDGPGECDICGMPLVPTEKFGFVASDQPTENPILVPASAVLRTGNRAIVYVRIPEKEEPVFEGREIVLGPKTGDYFIAYSGLDAGEMVVTKGAFKLDSELQIKARPSMMNPDSGLEERPAKRAAGQITGQWSPVLRAYGKFEQSIQQGDPASASKNLTSMHYALQRIEHSQLQPRELALWKEFYMRLDNTLTISKTRKMDRATLSAVRDQINQTGRYLGLSSKALPSISPEKSWISSLKAATSAYLQVSKALSDDKPGEAIKAAAALAGALSSIPEGDETVTLRKAVADFLKEKDVKALRRAFKPVSDSLIHLIRQHGLDYIGNVYVMHCPMALNGQGADWLSADPRVRNPYFGDAMYDCGSVTDTLSLEDSNSKIQTPTEDHSGH; encoded by the coding sequence ATGAAAATTTCCAACGTATTCAAAACCATTGCTTTGGTAAGCAAAAAACCAGTAGCCATTTTACTACCCGTTGTCCTCTTTTTTGCAGGCTGGTGGTTCGGCCTGCCATCGGAAAAACACGATCATCATGGAGCCTCGGCATCGGCAAGCAACCAGGTGTGGACTTGTTCCATGCACCCGCAAATCCGCCAGCCCAACCCCGGCTTATGCCCGATCTGCAACATGGACCTCATTCCTCTGGAAACTGGAAACAGTGACGAGGGCTTGCGGGAAATCACGGTCAGTGACGAAGCCGCCGCACTACTCGACCTCCGTGTTAGCCCTGTGCTCCGTGCACCCGCGCAAGTGGATGTGAAGATGTTCGGAAAAATCGACTACGATGAACGCAGTGTTGTCACCACCACCGCACGCATGAGCGGCCGGATTGATCGGCTCTTTGCCGACTTCACCGGCACGTCGGTTAGCAAGGGGGATGCCATCGCGGAGATCTACAGCCCGGAAATATATGTAGCCCAGCAGGAACTCATTCAGGCGGTGCAATCCCTCACCACATCCTCAACGCCTAACGTCCGTAAGATACGAACCGACTTCCTGACGGCCGCCCGTGAAAAGCTACGTTTGCTAGAACTCACTGAGCTGCAAATTGCTGCGATAGAAAAACAGCATAAACCCAGTGATCACATTACCCTGACCGCCCCTCAGGATGGCATTATTGTCAAGCTCAACGTCAAGGAGGGGGAGTATCTCAAGACAGGAGAGCCGCTCTTCAGCATCGCTAATCTTGATTCTGTCTGGCTGAAAATGGAAGCCTATGAGTCGGACCTCCCATGGCTGCGATATGCCCAGGATGTTTCCTTTCATGTCGAAGCAATCCCTGGGAAAACCTTCCATGGACGTATCGCTTTTATCGATCCACAGCTCGACCCCAAACGTCGCATTGTAAGAGTTCGCGTCAACGTCGAGAATAAAGAGCGCTTGCTCAAACCCGGCATGTTTGCCAACGCATCCGCGCAGTCCAAAGTTGCTCTCCATGGCCGCGTACTCAGTGCCGACCTTGCCGGCAAGTGGATCAGCCCGATGCATCCGGAAATCGTCAAAGACGGTCCTGGCGAGTGCGACATCTGCGGTATGCCACTTGTCCCCACTGAAAAATTTGGATTTGTGGCATCAGATCAACCAACGGAAAATCCGATCCTTGTCCCGGCATCGGCAGTACTACGCACAGGTAACCGTGCCATTGTTTACGTGCGTATCCCGGAAAAGGAGGAACCGGTTTTTGAAGGACGCGAAATCGTTTTGGGACCTAAAACAGGCGATTATTTCATCGCCTATAGTGGACTCGATGCGGGTGAAATGGTCGTTACCAAAGGTGCTTTCAAACTCGACAGTGAGCTGCAAATCAAAGCCCGTCCATCGATGATGAATCCCGACTCCGGACTGGAGGAGCGTCCCGCCAAACGGGCCGCCGGTCAGATCACCGGACAATGGTCACCTGTACTGCGCGCATACGGAAAGTTTGAGCAAAGTATCCAGCAGGGAGATCCTGCCAGTGCGAGCAAAAACCTAACATCCATGCATTATGCGCTTCAGCGGATTGAGCATTCCCAACTCCAACCAAGGGAACTCGCGCTCTGGAAAGAATTTTACATGCGGTTGGATAACACGCTTACCATTTCAAAGACCCGGAAAATGGATCGCGCCACACTCTCTGCTGTACGCGATCAAATAAACCAGACGGGCCGCTATCTTGGATTATCATCAAAGGCCCTTCCATCCATCTCTCCAGAGAAGTCGTGGATTTCTTCACTCAAGGCTGCGACAAGTGCCTACCTGCAAGTCAGCAAGGCGCTTTCCGATGATAAGCCGGGGGAAGCGATCAAGGCCGCCGCCGCACTCGCCGGGGCCTTGTCATCCATCCCCGAGGGAGATGAAACAGTGACCCTCCGGAAGGCGGTCGCCGATTTCCTAAAAGAAAAGGACGTCAAGGCATTACGCAGGGCGTTCAAGCCGGTCAGCGATTCATTGATCCACCTCATCCGACAGCATGGATTGGATTATATCGGCAATGTTTATGTCATGCACTGCCCGATGGCCCTCAATGGCCAGGGAGCCGACTGGTTATCCGCCGACCCCCGGGTCAGAAACCCCTACTTTGGTGATGCCATGTATGACTGCGGCTCAGTCACCGACACCCTTTCGTTAGAAGATTCAAACTCTAAAATCCAAACTCCAACAGAGGATCACAGCGGTCACTAG
- a CDS encoding TolC family protein, with protein sequence MKIPTLFPGIVIVALSGCQTPSSNDNRSPGSIDLSPVPTQAAHYSIPSSAGVEQLVSHALQHHPALVAAGQKINRLQAKVAQEQALPDPKARISAGSLAETAAGQVDAMAGVEQAIPFPGKRRAKANAAQKEADAARAERENLKLRIAERVRFAYWDYYLAAQNQRISRESKEVLKTIEEVVQARVKANQGTQADLLRISTEISKVDQQLIAARQQTGSAKATLNALLNRPSHSSLPYPKRSSVPSSSKLDSLIARAESAHPSVKAGQARLTAFQHRLRNAKLDAYPDFLIGAQHSWVSESGLSPVANGHDQTMFTLGMTLPLWQKPRQAKIREAEAGIAEMQASIANSRAELRQRVEDAWFRANSSREMIALFDTRLIPDAQQAHELALQAYSVGTQSFVDVIDTWRLLLKFQLQQEGNRASLGKASASLRSAAAIR encoded by the coding sequence ATGAAAATCCCCACCCTCTTTCCCGGTATCGTCATTGTAGCCCTGTCAGGGTGCCAGACACCGAGCTCTAACGATAACAGGTCACCGGGTTCGATCGATTTGTCACCAGTGCCCACGCAAGCAGCCCACTACAGCATACCATCCAGTGCCGGCGTAGAGCAGCTTGTTTCCCATGCCCTGCAACATCACCCGGCACTCGTTGCCGCAGGCCAGAAAATAAATCGACTCCAAGCCAAAGTCGCACAGGAACAAGCATTACCCGATCCCAAGGCCAGGATCAGTGCAGGCAGTCTTGCTGAGACAGCCGCTGGACAAGTTGATGCCATGGCAGGTGTCGAACAAGCGATCCCGTTTCCCGGCAAACGACGCGCCAAGGCAAATGCAGCCCAGAAAGAAGCTGACGCCGCCAGAGCGGAACGGGAAAACCTGAAACTCCGCATCGCCGAGCGCGTCCGTTTTGCCTACTGGGATTACTACCTTGCAGCTCAAAATCAACGTATCAGCCGCGAGAGCAAAGAGGTTTTAAAAACCATCGAAGAAGTCGTTCAGGCACGGGTCAAAGCCAACCAAGGAACCCAGGCCGACCTGCTCAGAATTTCCACTGAGATCAGCAAGGTTGATCAACAACTCATTGCTGCGAGGCAGCAAACAGGCAGCGCCAAGGCCACGCTGAACGCATTGCTTAATCGTCCTAGCCATTCCAGCTTACCATATCCCAAACGCTCCTCTGTTCCTTCTTCCAGCAAGCTTGACAGTCTCATCGCAAGAGCTGAGTCAGCCCATCCCAGCGTCAAGGCAGGTCAGGCACGCCTTACTGCTTTCCAACATCGGCTCCGCAATGCAAAGCTCGATGCCTATCCCGATTTTCTGATCGGCGCTCAACACTCGTGGGTCTCCGAATCAGGTCTGTCACCCGTCGCCAATGGTCATGATCAAACCATGTTCACTCTCGGTATGACCCTTCCTCTCTGGCAAAAACCACGCCAGGCAAAAATCCGCGAAGCCGAGGCGGGTATTGCAGAAATGCAGGCAAGCATTGCCAACTCGCGTGCAGAACTCCGCCAACGTGTCGAAGATGCATGGTTCCGAGCCAACTCATCACGGGAAATGATTGCCTTGTTCGATACCCGGCTCATCCCCGATGCCCAGCAAGCTCATGAGTTGGCACTGCAAGCCTACAGCGTAGGCACCCAGTCGTTCGTCGATGTAATCGATACCTGGCGACTCCTGCTCAAATTTCAACTCCAGCAAGAAGGTAATCGTGCCTCATTAGGAAAAGCCTCTGCTTCTCTCAGAAGTGCTGCCGCCATTCGTTAA
- a CDS encoding efflux RND transporter permease subunit, protein MHKLIHFCLNQKLVVLILLTVVIGWGVRVAPFDWDTKTIPRDPVAVDAIPDLGDNQQIVFTEYMGRSPQDVEDQVSYPLTVSLLGIPGVQEVRSYSMFGFSYVYLIFKEDVDYYWSRSRILEKLNSLPAGLLPGGTTPTLGPDATGLGQVFQYYLEGRDPDGNPTPGWNPEELRSLQDWYVRYSLLGADGVAEVASVGGFVKQYQVEVDPVKLQAWNVTLADVANAVRKSNMETGARNLAVNGVEYILRGTGYIRELDDLRDAVVAVRDNTPVTVAQVATVQLGPALRRGVIDVNGADAAGGIVVARYGANPLETIKNTKAKVREVSAALPMKVVVDWQKTDRAAVAKFAGEHNISPPFASEAPADTSLSQEAWLAWANTHARDHWPAWMNTSKVTIVPFYDRSGLIDETLNTLDEALYQQILVTIIVVVIMVLHLRSSILISSMLPLAVLLTFIAMKLFGVDANIVALSGIAIAIGTVVDVGIVLTENIIKHLKEAKPGASSAAVIYEAVTEVAGAVTTSVMTTVVSFLPVFTMTGEAGRLYRPLAYTKSFALIASIIVALTIIPPIAHFLLGVLPRWLKKDENDHRKWSAKILSRSYLITALLGIGAGISFGFSAPLASAFVVLALLNAFHARLPARLQQAGVISINVGTALIVGWLLAKNWMPLGLASATFTNFLFVAFLLGGLLVSFKIFELGYARILGWCLEHKALFLSIPLMMLAAAGCIWMGFGKLMSGLPDGIRETSLYQDLDKKFPGLGKEFRPALDEGSFLVMPTVSPHASIEEATEALRALDAAIAAIPEVSQVVGKIGRAESALDPAPISMIETIVNYRPEFRTDEKGHVLTFAVSANGDYIYDSKGKLVPDIRGKPFRQWRPHIKSADDIWQEISKVTQVPGVTGAPKLQPIETRLVMLRTGMRAPMGIKIKAPTLLSLEDFGLQIERLMRESGIPGLDPNSINADRIVGKPYLEIHPDREAAKRYGLNVIDIHQTIQTAIGGEIVTTTVEGRERYGVQVRYAREARDSIESIKKILIKTKEGAQVPLGQLVEINYVRGPQVIKSEDTFLTGYVTFGANPGFAEVDVVEEIQAYLDTQEKEGHLKRASGIRYEFAGNYESALEFEKNMMIVMPLALLSIFLILYLENRSVLNTLIIFSGIGVAFSGGFLLLWLYGQPGFMNVTVFGHNLRELFQIHPVNLSTAVWVGFIALFGIATDDGVVISTYLRQRFAKDKPQSLAEIRATTVTAGKRRCRPCLMTTATTLLALLPVLTSTGRGADIMGPMAVPIFGGMLVELLTMFVVPVLFCAMQEVKRKL, encoded by the coding sequence ATGCACAAACTCATCCACTTCTGCCTCAACCAAAAACTGGTTGTTCTCATTCTGCTTACTGTCGTCATTGGCTGGGGTGTGCGGGTTGCCCCCTTTGACTGGGATACAAAAACCATCCCCCGTGATCCTGTTGCGGTCGATGCCATTCCTGATCTTGGCGACAACCAGCAGATCGTTTTCACCGAGTACATGGGCCGCTCACCCCAGGACGTGGAAGACCAGGTCAGCTACCCGCTCACCGTCTCGTTGCTGGGCATTCCCGGGGTCCAGGAAGTTCGCAGCTATTCCATGTTTGGGTTTTCTTATGTCTACCTCATCTTTAAGGAAGACGTTGATTACTACTGGAGCCGTAGTCGCATTCTGGAAAAACTCAACAGCCTTCCCGCCGGGCTACTTCCTGGTGGCACCACACCGACACTTGGCCCGGATGCCACAGGACTAGGACAGGTGTTTCAGTATTATCTGGAAGGGCGCGATCCAGACGGCAACCCTACCCCAGGGTGGAACCCGGAGGAGCTTCGCTCCCTGCAGGACTGGTATGTGCGTTACTCCCTGCTCGGTGCCGACGGGGTCGCCGAGGTCGCCTCCGTCGGCGGTTTCGTCAAACAATACCAGGTCGAGGTTGACCCGGTCAAACTCCAGGCGTGGAACGTCACCCTGGCCGACGTCGCCAATGCCGTGCGCAAAAGCAACATGGAAACAGGCGCCCGAAACCTCGCGGTCAACGGCGTGGAATACATCCTCCGTGGCACCGGATACATCCGTGAACTCGACGACCTGCGCGATGCCGTGGTCGCCGTGCGGGACAACACCCCGGTCACCGTGGCGCAAGTGGCCACCGTCCAGCTCGGCCCGGCACTGCGGCGCGGTGTCATCGATGTCAACGGAGCCGACGCCGCAGGCGGAATCGTGGTCGCCCGTTACGGAGCCAATCCCTTGGAGACTATCAAAAACACCAAGGCGAAGGTGAGGGAGGTCTCCGCGGCCCTGCCGATGAAAGTCGTGGTTGACTGGCAGAAAACCGATCGCGCCGCCGTTGCAAAATTTGCCGGCGAGCACAACATCTCCCCCCCCTTTGCCAGTGAAGCCCCGGCAGACACAAGCCTGAGCCAGGAGGCGTGGCTGGCGTGGGCCAATACCCATGCACGGGACCACTGGCCCGCATGGATGAACACCTCCAAGGTCACCATCGTCCCCTTTTACGATCGCTCCGGCCTTATTGATGAAACCCTCAACACCCTCGACGAGGCGCTCTATCAGCAGATCCTCGTGACCATCATCGTGGTGGTGATCATGGTGCTGCACCTTCGCAGCAGTATCCTGATTTCCTCCATGCTGCCCTTGGCGGTGTTGCTCACCTTCATTGCCATGAAGCTGTTTGGCGTCGATGCCAATATCGTCGCCCTGTCAGGCATCGCCATCGCCATCGGAACGGTGGTGGATGTCGGCATTGTGCTGACGGAAAACATCATCAAGCACCTCAAGGAGGCGAAGCCCGGCGCCAGTTCCGCCGCCGTGATCTATGAGGCCGTTACCGAGGTTGCCGGTGCCGTCACCACCTCGGTGATGACCACCGTGGTGAGTTTCCTGCCTGTTTTCACCATGACGGGTGAGGCGGGCCGCCTCTACCGTCCGCTCGCCTATACCAAATCCTTCGCCCTGATCGCCTCCATCATTGTCGCGCTCACCATCATCCCGCCGATAGCGCACTTTTTGTTAGGTGTTCTACCACGCTGGTTGAAAAAGGATGAAAACGACCATCGGAAATGGTCGGCCAAAATCCTTAGCCGCAGTTATCTCATTACCGCGCTCCTGGGAATTGGAGCAGGCATTTCCTTCGGGTTTTCCGCGCCTCTCGCTTCCGCCTTTGTCGTCCTGGCGCTCCTTAACGCCTTCCACGCCCGGCTCCCCGCCAGGCTGCAACAAGCGGGCGTGATAAGCATCAATGTCGGCACCGCCCTGATTGTCGGCTGGCTGCTGGCTAAAAACTGGATGCCCCTCGGGCTGGCCTCCGCCACATTCACGAATTTCCTTTTTGTTGCCTTCCTGCTCGGCGGACTTCTTGTTTCCTTTAAAATATTCGAGCTCGGCTACGCCCGCATCCTTGGCTGGTGTCTTGAGCACAAGGCGCTGTTCCTCAGTATTCCGCTGATGATGCTCGCCGCGGCGGGATGCATCTGGATGGGTTTTGGAAAGCTGATGTCCGGGCTGCCCGATGGCATCCGTGAAACCTCGCTCTACCAGGATCTTGACAAAAAGTTCCCCGGCCTCGGCAAAGAGTTCCGCCCCGCGCTCGACGAGGGTTCATTCCTCGTCATGCCCACGGTCAGCCCGCACGCCTCCATCGAGGAGGCTACCGAGGCACTGCGCGCCCTCGACGCCGCCATCGCCGCCATCCCGGAGGTTTCCCAGGTCGTGGGGAAAATCGGCCGCGCCGAGTCGGCACTCGATCCAGCACCCATTTCGATGATCGAAACCATCGTCAACTACCGCCCGGAATTCCGCACGGATGAAAAGGGCCACGTGCTCACTTTCGCCGTCAGTGCGAACGGCGACTACATCTACGACAGCAAAGGCAAACTCGTTCCGGATATACGCGGCAAGCCATTCCGCCAGTGGCGGCCCCACATCAAGAGTGCCGATGACATCTGGCAGGAAATCAGCAAGGTCACCCAGGTTCCCGGTGTCACTGGCGCGCCCAAGCTCCAGCCGATCGAAACCCGACTGGTCATGCTGCGCACCGGTATGCGCGCACCCATGGGAATCAAGATCAAGGCACCCACACTTCTCAGCCTCGAGGATTTTGGCCTCCAGATTGAGCGGCTGATGCGTGAAAGCGGTATCCCCGGACTCGACCCCAACAGCATCAACGCCGACCGCATTGTCGGCAAACCCTACCTCGAAATCCACCCCGACCGCGAGGCGGCCAAACGCTACGGCCTCAACGTCATCGACATCCACCAGACGATCCAGACCGCCATCGGCGGCGAGATTGTCACCACCACGGTGGAAGGGCGCGAGCGATACGGTGTCCAGGTTCGCTACGCCCGCGAGGCGCGCGACTCGATTGAATCGATCAAAAAAATCCTCATCAAAACCAAGGAAGGTGCTCAGGTGCCGCTCGGCCAGCTCGTCGAGATCAACTACGTCCGCGGCCCGCAGGTCATCAAAAGCGAGGACACGTTCCTAACAGGATACGTCACCTTCGGCGCCAATCCGGGGTTTGCCGAGGTGGATGTGGTCGAGGAAATCCAGGCCTATCTCGACACACAAGAAAAAGAGGGCCATCTAAAACGTGCCAGCGGCATCCGCTACGAATTTGCCGGCAACTATGAGTCCGCGCTCGAGTTTGAGAAAAACATGATGATCGTCATGCCGCTGGCCTTGCTGTCGATTTTCCTGATTCTCTACCTGGAAAACCGCTCCGTGCTCAACACCCTCATCATTTTCAGCGGCATCGGCGTCGCCTTTTCCGGAGGATTCCTTCTGCTCTGGCTCTACGGCCAGCCCGGGTTCATGAACGTCACCGTCTTTGGCCACAACCTGCGCGAGCTGTTCCAGATCCACCCCGTCAACCTGTCCACCGCCGTCTGGGTCGGTTTCATCGCCCTCTTCGGCATCGCCACCGACGACGGTGTGGTCATCTCCACCTACCTGCGCCAGCGCTTTGCCAAAGACAAGCCGCAGAGCCTTGCTGAAATCCGCGCCACCACCGTCACCGCGGGCAAACGCCGTTGCCGCCCCTGCCTGATGACCACCGCCACTACTCTGTTAGCCCTGCTCCCCGTGCTGACATCCACTGGGCGCGGAGCCGACATCATGGGACCCATGGCCGTGCCTATCTTCGGAGGCATGCTCGTGGAACTACTCACCATGTTTGTCGTTCCGGTTCTCTTTTGTGCAATGCAGGAGGTGAAAAGGAAATTGTAA
- a CDS encoding DUF3347 domain-containing protein: protein MKPIKTIAICALGLTFSSTNLLAQSGCCGETPPPTEGGCCGDKTTPASKSTSTETITSGTAVSNSNSILEGYNAVATALYKDDLGSAKKAAANLAKHDEKSSMATSAKKLSQAKTIKEARSIFNDLSAAAIKIAKTSKEWKVAHCPMANGNKGGDWLQKASDTRVNNPYFGAAMAHCGSFKK from the coding sequence ATGAAACCAATAAAAACCATCGCTATATGCGCCCTCGGATTAACATTTTCCAGCACCAACTTGCTTGCACAAAGTGGCTGTTGCGGAGAAACCCCGCCCCCTACTGAAGGCGGATGCTGTGGGGATAAAACAACACCGGCTAGTAAATCAACCTCAACAGAAACTATAACCTCAGGAACAGCAGTTTCTAACTCCAACAGTATATTAGAGGGCTACAATGCAGTTGCAACCGCTCTTTACAAAGATGATTTGGGATCAGCCAAGAAAGCTGCGGCTAATTTAGCTAAACATGATGAGAAAAGCTCCATGGCTACTTCCGCCAAGAAGCTATCCCAAGCCAAAACCATCAAGGAAGCTCGCTCAATATTTAATGATCTGAGTGCTGCTGCCATTAAGATCGCTAAAACTAGTAAGGAATGGAAAGTCGCGCACTGCCCAATGGCCAATGGAAACAAAGGTGGAGACTGGCTCCAGAAAGCCAGCGACACAAGAGTGAACAACCCATACTTCGGAGCAGCAATGGCTCACTGCGGGAGTTTCAAAAAATAA
- a CDS encoding two pore domain potassium channel family protein: protein MKFRTLLSVADLKQDEPRYYLLGIALLILALFYPILEFQDMGLVIWTFVFWGMLLTATYCTSYKTFIKKVTRLLGFLVILLGISGLICYQFLGDSHGWVFTSINTLTLFFLIFITSSLLYGILSSSNIGINNLIGAASAYVLIGITFAYGYIVLHSVTGATPLHSEIPLLFSNDDTLASLVANYCYFSFATLTTLGFGDFAPLTLAARVLTCTEAITGQLFLTILIARLVGLHVVRASQHASKNIT, encoded by the coding sequence ATGAAATTCAGAACATTACTCAGCGTTGCAGATCTCAAACAAGATGAGCCGAGGTATTATCTTCTGGGTATTGCGCTACTGATCCTCGCTTTGTTTTACCCCATTCTTGAATTCCAAGACATGGGCTTGGTTATTTGGACATTTGTATTTTGGGGAATGCTCCTAACAGCCACTTATTGCACCAGCTACAAGACTTTTATTAAAAAGGTCACCCGACTTCTTGGCTTCCTCGTCATCTTGCTCGGCATATCAGGCCTGATTTGCTACCAGTTTCTAGGCGATTCTCATGGATGGGTTTTCACCTCAATAAACACCCTAACATTATTCTTTTTGATATTCATCACATCCTCTCTCCTCTATGGCATACTTAGTTCATCAAATATTGGCATAAACAACCTAATCGGTGCGGCTTCGGCCTACGTTCTAATCGGTATCACTTTTGCCTATGGCTATATCGTTTTACATTCGGTCACTGGTGCCACTCCACTACACAGTGAAATCCCATTACTATTTTCTAACGATGACACATTGGCCTCCTTAGTAGCCAATTATTGTTATTTTAGCTTCGCAACCCTGACAACGCTAGGCTTTGGCGATTTCGCACCATTGACCCTTGCTGCACGCGTCTTGACTTGCACCGAGGCTATTACAGGCCAGCTTTTCCTTACCATCTTAATCGCTCGCTTGGTTGGGTTACATGTCGTTCGCGCTTCACAGCACGCGTCCAAGAACATAACATAA